One stretch of Callospermophilus lateralis isolate mCalLat2 chromosome 11, mCalLat2.hap1, whole genome shotgun sequence DNA includes these proteins:
- the LOC143410758 gene encoding LOW QUALITY PROTEIN: zinc finger homeobox protein 4-like (The sequence of the model RefSeq protein was modified relative to this genomic sequence to represent the inferred CDS: inserted 4 bases in 4 codons; deleted 4 bases in 3 codons; substituted 7 bases at 7 genomic stop codons): MSSAETASLGARTCEDDLTEQQLRATSEEQSEETEGAIKPPSVAEDDEKDTSERDNGEGKSSHKDSGIITPEKELKVSVAGGTQPLLLAEEEDVATKRSKPSEDNKFCHEQFYQCLYCNYNSRDQSRIQMHVLSQHSVQPVICCPLCQDVLSNKMHLQLHLTHLRSVSPDCVEKLLMTVPVPDMMMPNSMLLPAAASEKSERDTPAAMXSGKYTGESPMDEKSMAGLEDSKASLEIKSEEQKPAKEPPEILEWNKNSSKDVKIPDTLQDQLNEQQNANLSVSDRHVYKYCCNHCSLAFKTMQKLQIHSQYHAIRAATMCNLCQCSFHTFQALXKHLEAGHPELSETELQQLYASLPVNGELWAQREAMAQDDHGLEQEMEREYEVDHEGKASPVGSDSSSIPDDLGSEPKWTLPFRKGPNFTMEKFLDPSCPYKCTVCKESFTQKNILLVHYNLVSHLQKLKKVLQEASSPVPQETNSSTDNXPYKCSICNVAYSQSSTLEIHMRSVLHQTKARAAKLEPSGHVDSGHSIAANVNSPGQGMLDSMSLAAVNSKDTHLDAKELNKKQTPELISAQPTHHPPXSPAQIQMQLQHELQQQAAFFQPQFLNPAFLPHFPMTPETLLQFQQPQFLFPFYIPGTEFSLGPDLGLPGSATFGMPGMTGMAGSLLEDLEQQIQTQHYVGQTQLQILQQQAQQYQATHPQLQPQKQQEQQPQPQPPQQQQQPSKLLKQEQSNLANTDCQIMKDIPSYKEAEEIAEKQEKPKQEFVNEGEGLKGGKDIKKQKSSEPSIPPPRIASGARTNAAKALLENFGFELVIQYSENRQKVQKKNKSGEGENTDKLECGTCGKLFSNVLILKSHQEHVHGQFFSYGALEKFARQYREAYDKLYPISPSSPETPPPPPPPPPPPPPPLPPAPPQPSPMGPMKIPSRVSTPLQAPPPTPPPPPPPPPPPPTPPSPPPSATPQVQLPVSLDLPLFPSIMMQPVQHPTLPPQLALQLPQMDTLSADLTQLCQQQLRLDANFLRHSQFNRPRTRITDDQLKILRAYFDINNSPSEEQIQEMAEKSGLSQKVIKRWFQNTLFKEQQRNKDSPYNFTNPPITVLEDIRIDPQPASLEHYKSDASFSKRSSRTRFTDYQLRVLQDFFDTNAYPKDDEIEXLSTILNLPTRVIVIWFQKARQKARKSYENQAETKDNEKRELMNERYIRTSNMQYQCKKCNVVFPRIFDLITHQKKQCYKDEDDDAQDESQTEDSMDATDQVVYKHCAVSGQTDAAKTSTVPAASSGSGTSMPLIPSPKPEPEKTSPKPDYPTKKPKQNDPSPPSQGTKPAPSLASTSTDPPQAPTTQPQPQPPKQPQLIGRPPSASQNPVPSSPLQISMTSLQNSLPPQLLQYQCDQCTVAFPTLELWQEHENMHFFAAQNQFLHSPFLERLLDMPYMIFYPNNPLMTGQLLGSSLTQMPPQTSSSHAATTSGTVAASLKRKLDDKEDNNCSXKEGGNSGEDQQHDKRLRTTITPEQLEILYEKYLLNSNPTCKMLDHIAREVGLKKRVMQVWFQNTRAQERKGQFRAVGPAQSHKRCPFCXALFKTKSALESHICSQHWNEGKQAGYSLPPRPLISTEDGGEXPQKYIYFDYPSLPLTKIDLSSENELASTVSTPVSKTAELSPKNLLSPSFKEECPEDVENLNAPPAESGYDQTKADFDETSSINTAISDATTGDEGNTEMESTTESSADVKPALSPKEPKTLDALPKPASTPTTEVCDDKFLFSLTSLSTHFNEKDGDHDQSFHITDDPDHSETSSIADPSSLNXFGSSNPFKSKSNDWPGHKRFRTQRSNLQLKVLMACFSDYRTPTMQECEMLGNEIGLPKWVVQVWFQNARAKEKKFKVNIGKPFMINQSGTEGTKPECTLCGVKYSARLSIRDHIFSKQHISKVRETVGSQLDREKDYLAPTTVRQLMAQQELDRIKKTSDVLGLTVQQPSMMDSSSLHGISLPAAYPGHSGLPPVLLPGMNSPSSLPRFPQNSNTLTPPGKGMLGFPTSTTSSPALSLSSAPTKPLLQTPPPPPPPPPSSSLSGQQTEQQNKESXKKQTKPKKVKKIKEEKLEATKPEKHPKKEEKISSALSVLGKVVGETHVDPTQLQALQNAIAGDPASFIGGQFLPYFIPGFASYFTPQLPGTVQGVYLPPVCGMKSLFPYGPVVPHTLAGLSPGALLQQYQQYHQNLQDSLQKQQKQQQEQQQKPVQAKTYKVESDQPXNSKEAPETKEDKSTASESTKEEPQLESKSADFSDTYVVPFVKYEFICRKCQMMFTDEDAAVNHQKSFCYFGQPLIDPQETVLRVPVSKYQCLACDVAISGNEALSQHLQSSLHKQKTIKQAMRNAKEHVRLLPHSVCSPNPNTTSTSQSAASSNNTYPHLSCFSMKSWPNILFQASARRAASSPSFPSSLSLPSTVTSSLCSTSGVQTSLPTESCSHESDSELSQKPEDLDNSLEVKAKPASGLDGNFNSIRMDMFSV; this comes from the exons aagaacaaagtGAGGAGACAGAAGGAGCTATTAAGCCCCCATCAGTGGCCGAGGATGATGAGAAAGACACAAGTGAGAGAGACAATGGCGAAGGCAAGAGCTCCCATAAAGATTCTG GAATAATCACACCAGAGAAGGAGCTAAAAGTCAGTGTAGCAGGGGGCACCCAGCCACTCCTG TTGGCGGAAGAAGAGGATGTTGCAACAAAAAGGTCAAAACCTTCAGAGGACAATAAATTCTGTCATGAACAG TTCTATCAGTGTCTTTATTGTAACTACAATAGTAGGGACCAAAGTCGGATCCAGATGCACGTGCTGTCACAGCACTCAGTGCAACCAGTCATCTGCTGTCCTCTCTGCCAGGACGTCCTCAGCAACAAAATGCATCTCCAGCTGCACCTGACTCATTTGCGCAGTGTGTCTCCAGATTGTGTGGAGAAGCTGCTTATGACA GTGCCTGTCCCTGACATGATGATGCCAAACagtatgctgctgccagcagctgCCTCTGAGAAGTCAGAGCGGGACACACCTGCAGCCA ACAGTGGGAAATATACAG GTGAAAGCCCAATGGATGAAAAAAGTATGGCAGGTCTTGAGGATTCAAAGGCTAGCTTGGAAATAAAGAGTGAGGAGCAGAAACCAGCTAAAGAGCCCCCAGAAATATTGGAATGGAATAAAAATAGCAGTAAGGATGTGAAAATCCCTGACACACTGCAAGATCAACTAAACGAACAGCAAAACGCCAACCTCTCTGTTTCTGACCGTCATGTTTATAAGTATTGCTGTAACCATTGTAGCTTGGCTTTTAAAACTATGCAGAAGCTTCAGATACATTCCCAGTATCATGCAATTCGGGCTGCAACAATGTGTAACCTCTGCCAGTGTAGTTTCCATACATTCCAGGCTT GAAAACACTTGGAAGCAGGCCACCCAGAACTGAGTGAAACTGAACTCCAACAGCTCTATGCCTCCTTGCCCGTGAATGGTGAACTTTGGGCACAACGTGAAGCTATGGCCCAAGATGACCATGGCTTAGAACAGGAAATGGAGAGAGAGTATGAGGTAGACCATGAAGGGAAGGCAAGTCCTGTAGGAAGTGATAGTAGTTCTATTCCAGATGATTTGGGCTCTGAACCAAAGTGGACCTTACCTTTTAGAAAAGGGCCCAATTTTACAATGGAAAAATTCCTTGATCCATCTTGTCCATATAAATGTACAGTGTGTAAAGAGTCATTCACCCAAAAGAACATTCTTTTGGTCCATTATAATTTAGTCTCTCACCTGCAAAAGTTGAAAAAGGTTTTGCAGGAAGCCTCCAGTCCTGTCCCACAAGAAACCAACAGCAGCACAGACAACTAACCCTACAAGTGCAGCATCTGCAATGTTGCATACAGCCAAAGCTCgacattggaaatccacatgaggTCTGTGCTCCACCAGACAAAGGCCAGGGCTGCAAAGCTGGAGCCCAGCGGGCATGTGGACAGTGGACACAGCATTGCAGCAAACGTAAATAGCCCTGGCCAAGGGATGTTAGATTCCATGAGTTTAGCAGCAGTCAACAGCAAAGATACCCACTTAGATGccaaagaattaaataaaaagcAAACTCCTGAATTAATCTCTGCTCAGCCTACACATCACCCACCGTAGTCACCAGCACAAATTCAGATGCAACTGCAGCATGAGTTACAACAGCAAGCTGCGTTTTTTCAGCCACAGTTTCTAAACCCAGCCTTTTTGCCTCATTTTCCCATGACTCCAGAAACACTGCTGCAGTTTCAGCAGCCTCAGTTTCTCTTTCCATTCTATATACCTGGGACAGAATTCAGTCTGGGTCCAGATTTGGGCTTGCCAGGCTCTGCCACATTTGGTATGCCAGGCATGACGGGAATggctggctccttgcttgaggaTCTGGAGCAGCAGATTCAAACGCAACATTATGTTGGCCAAACTCAACTCCAGATTCTACAGCAGCAAGCACAACAGTACCAAGCCACACACCCCCAGCTGCAGCCTCAGAAACAACAGGAGCAGCAGCCGCAGCCGCAGCCaccccagcagcagcagcagccaagCAAATTATTGAAACAAGAGCAAAGCAATCTAGCCAATACAGACTGCCAGATCATGAAGGACATACCATCTTATAAGGAAGCAGAAGAAATTGCCGAAAAGCAAGAGAAACCAAAGCAAGAATTTGTAAATGAAGGTGAAGGACTCAAAGGAGGCAAAGACATAAAGAagcaaaaatcctcagaaccatccatccctccaccccGAATAGCCTCGGGGGCCAGAACAAATGCAGCCAAAGCTTTATTGGAAAACTTTGGTTTTGAATTAGTCATCCAGTATAGCGAAAACAGGCAGAAGGTACAGAAGAAGAACAAGAGTGGCGAAGGGGAAAACACTGACAAACTGGAATGTGGAACGTGTGGTAAATTGTTTTCTAATGTTCTCATCCTGAAGAGTCACCAAGAGCATGTACatgggcaa tttttttcctacggAGCACTAGAAAAATTTGCTCGTCAGTACAGGGAGGCCTATGACAAGCTTTATCCAATTTCTCCATCTTCCCCTGAAACGCCAccgccacctccacctccacctccacctccgccTCCTCCCCTGCCACCAGCTCCCCCACAGCCTTCGCCCATGGGTCCCATGAAaatcccaagcagggtttctaccCCTCTGCAAGCTCCACCACCCACTCCCCCGCCCCCTCCGccaccccctcctcctcctcccactccccCTTCACCCCCACCTTCTGCTACCCCccaggtccagctgcctgtttctcTGGACCTTCCGCTCTTTCCTTCCATCATGATGCAACCAGTGCAACACCCCACACTACCCCCGCAGCTTGCCCTGCAGCTGCCACAGATGGACACTCTCTCAGCAGATCTCACTCAACTTTGCCAGCAGCAGCTCAGGTTAGATGCCAACTTCTTAAGGCATTCTCAGTTCAATCGCCCCCGGACAAGAATTACAGATGATCAACTAAAAATCCTGAGGGCTTATTTTGACATCAATAATTCTCCAAGTGAAGAACAGATCCAAGAAATGGCAGAGAAATCTGGCCTTTCTCAAAAAGTTATCAAACGCTGGTTTCAAAATACCCTTTTTAAGGAACAACAGAGAAATAAGGATTCACCATACAACTTCACTAACCCTCCAATCACTGTTTTGGAAGATATCCGAATTGACCCACAGCCCGCCTCTTTAGAACATTACAAGTCGGATGCCTCCTTCAGCAAAAGGTCTTCGAGGACGAGGTTTACCGACTACCAGCTGAGGGTTCTACAAGACTTTTTTGACACCAACGCTTACCCAAAAGATGATGAAATAGAATAACTCTCTACCATTCTCAATCTACCCACTCGGGTTATTGTTATATGGTTCCAGAAGGCTAGGCAGAAAGCACGAAAGAGCTATGAGAACCAAGCAGAAACTAAAGACaatgaaaagagagaactcatgaACGAACGCTATATTCGAACGAGCAACATGCAGTACCAATGTAAAAAGTGCAATGTGGTTTTCCCCAGGATCTTTGACTTGATTACACATCAGAAAAAACAGTGTTATAAGGATGAAGATGACGATGCCCAAGATGAAAGCCAGACGGAAGACTCCATGGATGCCACAGATCAGGTGGTTTACAAGCATTGTGCGGTGTCTGGACAAACGGATGCAGCCAAAACCTCCACTGTCCCTGCAGCAAGTTCTGGCTCGGGGACTAGCATGCCCTTGATTCCGTCACCCAAACCAGAACCTGAGAAGACATCTCCAAAACCTGACTATCCCACCAAAAAGCCAAAGCAGAATGACCCCTCACCCCCTTCTCAAGGCACCAAACCAGCCCCATCGTTAGCATCGACTTCAACAGACCCACCGCAGGCGCCCACCAcccagccacagccacagccacccAAACAACCCCAACTTATTGGAAGACCTCCCTCGgcctctcaaaacccagtcccttCCAGTCCACTGCAAATTTCCATGACTTCTCTCCAGAACAGTCTACCTCCACAGTTACTCCAGTACCAATGTGATCAGTGTACCGTTGCCTTCCCAACGTTGGAACTTTGGCAGGAGCACGAGAACATGCACTTCTTCGCTGCTCAAAACCAGTTCCTTCACTCTCCATTCTTGGAAAGGCTCTTGGACATGCCTTACATGATATTCTATCCCAACAACCCTCTGATGACTGGACAGCTACTGGGTAGCTCTCTCACACAAATGCCCCCTCAGACCAGTTCCTCCCACGCCGCTACCACCTCAGGCACCGTTGCTGCTTCCCTTAAAAGGAAACTGGATGACAAAGAAGATAATAATTGCAGCTAAAAGGAGGGTGGGAATAGCGGTGAAGACCAACAACATGATAAGCGCTTGAGAACCACAATCACCCCCGAACAACTGGAAATACTCTATGAGAAATATTTGCTAAACTCCAATCCTACCTGCAAAATGCTCGATCATATTGCACGTGAAGTCGGGCTGAAAAAAAGAGTCATGCAAGTCTGGTTCCAGAATACACGTGCACAAGAAAGGAAAGGCCAGTTCCGGGCAGTGGGTCCAGCACAGTCTCATAAACGGTGTCCATTCTGCTGAGCCCTGTTTAAGACAAAGTCAGCTTTAGAAAGCCACATTTGCTCTCAGCACTGGAATGAAGGAAAGCAGGCAGGTTACAGCTTGCCACCAAGGCCTTTAATATCCACAGAGGACGGAGGAG AGCCacagaaatacatttattttgattATCCGTCTTTGCCATTAACTAAAAttgatctatcaagtgagaatgaaTTGGCTTCTACAGTGTCAACACCTGTTAGTAAAACAGCAGAGCTATCACCGAAGAATCTTTTAAGCCCttcttttaaagaagaatgtCCTGAGGATGTAGAGAATTTAAATGCCCCTCCTGCTGAGTCTGGATATGATCAAACTAAAGCTGACTTTgatgagacttcatccatcaataCAGCCATCAGCGATGCCACCACTGGAGATGAGGGAAACACTGAGATGGAAAGTACCACAGAAAGTTCTGCAGATGTGAAACCAGCACTCTCTCCTAAAGAGCCAAAAACTCTGGATGCTTTGCCAAAACCAGCATCCACACCCACAACTGAGGTCTGCGATGACAAATTTCTCTTTTCACTTACCAGTCtgtcaacccatttcaatgagaaAGATGGTGACCATGACCAAAGCTTTCATATCACAGATGACCCTGATCACAGTGAAACCTCCAGCATAGCTGACCCCAGCTCACTGA CATTTGGGTCTAGCAACCCTTTTAAATCCAAAAGTAATGATTGGCCAGGTCATAAGCGTTTCAGGACCCAGAGGAGCAATCTTCAACTCAAGGTTCTCATGGCTTGCTTCAGTGACTACCGAACGCCAACCATGCAAGAATGTGAAATGCTGGGCAATGAGATTGGTTTGCCCAAATGGGTGGTCCAGGTGTGGTTTCAAAACGCAAgggcaaaagaaaagaaatttaaagtCAACATAGGGAAGCCTTTCATGATCAATCAAAGTGGAACGGAAGGCACCAAACCAGAGTGTACTCTCTGCGGGGTGAAATACTCTGCCCGCTTGTCCATCAGAGATCATATTTTCTCCAAACAGCACATTTCAAAAGTGAGAGAGACAGTGGGCAGTCAGCTGGATCGGGAGAAAGATTATTTAGCTCCAACTACTGTTCGGCAGCTGATGGCACAGCAAGAACTTGATCGaataaagaaaacttcagatgttCTGGGCTTAACTGTACAGCAGCCAAGCATGATGGACAGCAGCTCCCTCCATGGTATCAGTTTGCCAGCAGCCTATCCGGGACACTCTGGCCTTCCTCCAGTGCTTCTCCCCGGAATGAACAGTCCATCCTCCTTGCCCAGATTTCcacaaaattcaaaca CTTTAACACCTCCCGGTAAAGGCATGCTTGGGTTTCCTACTTCAACTACTTCGTCTCCTGCCCTGTCTCTCAGCAGTGCCCCCACCAAACCTTTGCTGCAGACtccaccacctcctcctcctcctcctccttcatcctCTCTGTCAGGACAGCAG ACCGAGCAACAGAACAAAGAATCTTAGAAAAAGCAAACTAAGCCAAAGAAGGTCAAGAAAATCAAAGAGGAGAAATTAGAGGCCACCAAACCTGAAAAACACcccaaaaaagaggaaaaaatctcATCTGCTCTTTCAGTGCTGGGCAAAGTCGTAGGCGAAACGCATGTGGACCCTACTCAGTTGCAGGCCTTACAGAATGCAATTGCTGGTGACCCAGCTTCCTTTATAGGCGGACAGTTCTTGCCATACTTTATCCCTGGGTTTGCTTCCTATTTTACACCTCAGCTCCCTGGAACAGTGCAAGGAGTCTACCTCCCGCCCGTCTGTGGCATGAAGAGCCTCTTTCCTTATGGCCCTGTGGTGCCCCATACCCTGGCGGGCCTGTCCCCAGGTGCACTGTTACAGCAGTACCAACAGTATCATCAGAACCTGCAGGACTCCCTGCAAAAGCAGCAAAAGCAACAGCAAGAACAGCAGCAGAAACCAGTTCAGGCTAAGACATACAAAGTAGAAAGTGACCAGCCATAGAACTCCAAGGAGGCTCCAGAAACAAAGGAAGACAAAAGTACTGCTTCAGAAAGCACAAAAGAAGAACCCCAGTTAGAATCCAAAAGTGCAGACTTTTCAGACACTTACGTTGTTCCATTCGTCAAGTATGAGTTTATATGCAGAAAGTGCCAGATGATGTTTACTGATGAAGACGCCGCAGTAAATCATCAAAAGTCCTTCTGTTATTTCGGTCAGCCTTTGATTGACCCTCAAGAGACAGTGCTTCGTGTCCCAGTCAGCAAATATCAGTGTCTTGCCTGTGATGTGGCTATCAGTGGGAATGAAGCACTTAGCCAACACCTCCAGTCAAGCTTGCACA